TGAGTATGATGGTGGGGCGCAGCATTGGTGAACGTTACCCAGAGCGAAATAGTCAAATTGGTGATATCATTTTTGAAATGCGTAACGGAACGAAGAAAGGGAAATTTGAAAATGTTTCGTTTCAAGTGAGGAAAGGTGAAATCCTTGGTGTAGCTGGTTTGATGGGGGCTGGTCGCACTGATATTATGAAAGCGATATTTGGTTATGAACCTTTAGACTCTGGACAAATTTTTATAAATGGACAAGAAGTAAAGATTGATAGTCCAATAGATGCAATTAGACAAAGAATTGCTTTTATTACAGAAGATAGAAAGTCTGAAGGATTAGTGCTAGATTTTTCAATTCGAGAAAATTTAGCTTTACCGAATTTAGAAAGTCTTTCAAAGGGAAGTGTTCTAAGCAACGAGCTAGAACAACAGTTTACAGAGGATATGATGAAGCTTCTTAATGTGAAAGCATCTAGCGGAGAGCAGGCAGTGAAATCTCTTTCTGGTGGAAATCAGCAAAAGATTGTAATTGCAAAATGGTTAGGCATTCATCCGCAATTACTCATTTTAGATGAGCCAACAAGAGGTGTTGATGTTGGAGCGAAAAAAGAAATTTACTCTATTATGAATAAGCTTACAGAGCAAGGCGATGCCGTTATTATGGTATCATCTGAGCTTCCGGAAGTTTTAGGGATGAGTGATCGAGTTCTTGTTATTCATGAAGGAAAAGTCCGCGGCATTTTAGGGAAAGATGAGGCATCACAAGAGTCTATTATGGCACTAGCTACAGGGGGAGAGTAAGGATGGCTAAGAAGGGGAATGTATTACAACAACTCGGTTCTTTAATCGGTTTAGTATTAATTATCGTCGTAATTACAGCTTTAAATCCAGCGTTTATTGAAATTCCAAATTTATTTAATATACTGCGTCAAGTATCGATTAATGCGCTTATTGCATTCGGAATGACCTTCGTAATTTTAACAGGGGGTATTGACTTATCGGTAGGTTCTATTTTAGCATTATCAAGTGCACTTGTTGCTGG
This genomic interval from Bacillus thuringiensis contains the following:
- the rbsA gene encoding ribose ABC transporter ATP-binding protein RbsA is translated as MHIEMKNISKAFNGNPVLKNAQFMIETGEVHALMGENGAGKSTLMKILTGVYKKDGGTITIDGQERTFKNAKEAEEYGIAFIHQELNILPNLTVAENMFLGKELMYGKTGILRTRQMNAIAQQQLAELGLHVRGAMLAEELSVGQQQIIEIAKALMTNASVIIMDEPTAALTDREIETLFTVINKLRKEGVSFVYISHRMEEIFSICDAITILRDGEYVGKRLIPETSFDEVVSMMVGRSIGERYPERNSQIGDIIFEMRNGTKKGKFENVSFQVRKGEILGVAGLMGAGRTDIMKAIFGYEPLDSGQIFINGQEVKIDSPIDAIRQRIAFITEDRKSEGLVLDFSIRENLALPNLESLSKGSVLSNELEQQFTEDMMKLLNVKASSGEQAVKSLSGGNQQKIVIAKWLGIHPQLLILDEPTRGVDVGAKKEIYSIMNKLTEQGDAVIMVSSELPEVLGMSDRVLVIHEGKVRGILGKDEASQESIMALATGGE